The window ttaatgttcaacttttttttttgctgagtgCAATATTCAATAGTGTATGTGGAAGGAAGCATCGCTCCCCTGTAGCTGTTAGCGTTCAAAGCATTTTCTTGTAACTGAAGTTCTTTGTAtgcagttgtgttttttttttattattatttctttccaCGTGCAACAAAGGACTCAGATACAGATGGGCGCCTCCGCGTGTCTGATGCTTGTCATGACGATTGTGAACTGGTTCCATTTAGATCCTAACGGTGTCACGCTTCTGTGTATAGTGCAACATAATTGAGAATAAATATTGGAAGTGTCATGTTTGATATCACCAAGCGTCTGTGTGTGACCTGTCATAATTTTGGGGAAGATGTTTTAACACTTCAGCATATCTTCAATGAATTCTGAATAATGCAGGAGACTGAACGCTACTGGACATTTTCCTTCAGGACAAAAGATGCATAAGTGAGTATTAGAGTAGCAGTGAGGGTGGGGCATTTGTGATTAGCCCAGAGTTGATCCTTTAGGAGCAGATGGTGAATGGTGGCTTACTTAGATGCCTTGAATCCAAGGCCTTAACGTTTATTCACACCGAAGAACCGTTACATCCAAACGGAGAAACAAAAGGCTCATGACTGCAGGTAGACAGGTAAGGTGATGGAGTTTCATCATTTTATAAAACTTCCTCCTGGATGAAGCCTCACACACGCCTCAAACTAACCACTCCTCCAGCTTGGGATCAAAACGGGACAAGATGTTGGTGAGGAGCGTTGTGGTTCTGCTGGTGCTCTGCGTGCAGCATCTACATGGCTCTGCTCTTCCAGCTGTTTCATCCTATGAGTTCACCGCTTACAGGATGCAGCAGTACAACTTAGGACAGCAGAAGCATGGTGAGGTCCAACATgtgattattaaaatgtttggacagaaatctgttttattttcagtgaTTCTTGAGTTTTTGCATAAAAGTCTTCCCTTGGTTGTTTGTAATGAGGTTGCCGTGGCGCCATAGTTGTTGCCGAGGCCCGTTCTGCAGATGAACCTTCACTGACTCGCCGCTGCATCATCATGAAGGTGGAAGActtctctgcagaaaaataTATTGAGGCCCAGAGACAAAACGCTGCCGCCGTGCTGATCCTGCTGCCCAAAAATATCTCAAGCCTTTCTCACAACACAGTGCAGGTAAAAACGCTTCAGTTAACCTTGCAAATTACATTCTTTGGTCAAATGTGCAGACCTTCAGCTGACACATAGATACAACTAAAATGATAGAAATTTGTACAGGATATAACTGGCAATCACTCTTTCAATCACTTCTGCAATCACAAATATGTTCATAGAAAGCTCAATCAGACCTTGTCCCATCAGGAATTGGctcaatttaaaacaatttaacacTGATTGTCACTTTATGAATGTAGAGAGTCTCATCTCAAATCAAGCCCTGCTGTGTTTGGAATGGCCGTCCAGTAAGCTTCAGCTTTTATCACAGGATTTATTTATCACAGATTCATCTCTGAGTCAGCATCGCCACATTTCCCTGCAGACTGGATCTTCTCGGCTCATGCATCATCATGCTTCCTCCTCCAGATGGTTgaaaagttttcagttttgtttcattgctCTCCAAAAGTCAAATccaaaaaacttctgttttttttttccttttttttttaaattcggCGACATTGGAGCTTTTAATTATGTCTGAAGCAGCTGCTGTGATGAAGACACCCCCAGATTTGCTATGATTCAGAATGAAACTTtggtgttatttaaaaatagagtttttgCGCTGACATGGAGAGCTACATCAGTCATAACACACTTATTAGTGACtctaacaaacagaaaaaagcagagaGCATATCAATTGACTAATCAATCAATAAACCTTTATTCATAGAACACTTAATATACTTAGTAACACAAAAGACTGTGCATCCAGACAAATAATATGAAACAAGaaaagtaaaagataaaaaaagaaccaaaatgatgataaaaacaataaacaattaaacattaaaaaatgaatattaaaattagtttttataatacatgaaatgaaataaatgaaaaggataaaattagctaaaagccaagtTAAAAAGATGAGATTTAAGGCTTTTCTTAAAGCATCTATGCTCTCTGTGGCCCTCAGGTCCTCTGGCAGGCTGTTACATAAAATAGGGCCATGATAGTAAAAAAGATGCCTCCTCCCTCAGGGATCTCAGGGTTCACGAGGGTTTTACTAAAATATCTGAGAAATAAGAAGGTGTAAGAGCCTTTAGACATTTAGAAACTATTGAAAGTTAGAATCAGTCCTATAGCAGAGGGACCCAATGCAGGGATATTCAAATTTATGGTCATGTCATGTGGGGCCGCCTCCCGAGGttaaacaaaacttaaacacACAGCGCTATgagtggagaagaaaaaaacacagcacaCCAACATCCAAACCTCACCTCAACTGTGAAATATGGTGGAGGGAGCATCATGGTTTGGGGTTGCTTTGCTGCTTCAGGGCCTTGATGGATTAGTGAGAATTTGCAGAATTCTGGAGAAGCTGAAAggcttctttgtgtttttttttaacatgttattgtaacgtttttctcattatggagaaCATATCTTATGAAAATTAAGattgcatttcagagtttttttttatttcattgtgataaatcagacaaaaaacatgtgaaaaacctTGTTACTCACAAACTCCAtcctctgctctattctgattaGATCCATGCAcgcctttgttttctttatctgaGTGTGGCTGGATGTCTCTGATATTTATTGcacaccatttttgttgcaccgctaatgttaggttggagttgtgaggggctgtaagctaccgggagagactgtaaacaaagggttgatgggaaatgggggaagGCTCACTCtgtaccaacagtcccgcccacaattcaatggcgaatttctaacgaactccagccgctctgcagaaactgtgtccttgaaaatgacagatttttaacattttgtttaaaaacagcacaatcataatgaaaagaacactgggaatgctttaaaaatagatcaaaagctgattggagtgggactttgtggtcccttttttcttcattcagtCATTGAAATAACCAACATTCTTGAAGATCAGGTGTTTAAGTTGTTCATtgacaattgtttttgttttctcagacCTTCATGATGAGTGAAAGTGAAGCTTTGCAGAAAGAGACCCTGATTCCCGTGTATGTAGCCCCTGAGGATGAACAGCTGCTTTACATGTACGAGGAGGTCAAGCAGGCTGCCGCCACCAGAACCTCCTCCATATTTGTTAGAGGTAAAACTCCAACCATCTTCCATAGTCTGACACTAATGAGTGCAGAAGGTGAACTGAAAAGCAAAGTATTGAAGTAAATGTGCTTTGATTTGTTGGCAGTTCTTCGGAGTATTGTCACAGCAACAGCTTTTCAAATTTTAGTGAGCAACAATGCTGCCATCAAAGCCACCACTGACAATGCAATCGTCACGCTGGAGGTAAGGCTGCAGCTGATAGCTTTGTCATGTAGAAAAACTACAAGTGTATTCGTTTAGACATGATAGTTGGCTTTTAATGGATATTCACCCCTTTTATCCAGGGTGTGCTCCCTGGAGCAGGAGAGGATGCACCCACCATCGTCATCACTGCCCACTATGACTCTTATGGGCTGGCTCCAGTGAGTCAAACGCTGTGATTCTTGTATTCAAATCTGGTGAACAATCATGAAGCCTTTAGCCTCAAGTggctctgtgtgtttgtgcaaaaCAGTGGCTGTCATTTGGGGCAGACTCTAACGGGAGCGGTGTTACCATTTTGCTGGAGCTCGCTCGGCTTTTTCAGAAACTCTACAGCAGCTCCAGCACTAGACCGCAGTGAGTACTAACACTTTCTACACAAAGATACCAGACGTGTTGAAATACAAAGATGAAAGTCATCATCTGTTGGCAGAGGAtagttatctttaaaaaatacaaaaaaacgcAGCTAAAAAGACTCACTCCATCCTGTTGTTTCAGATataatttgatgttttccttGACCGGAGGAGGAAAGTACAACTTCCTCGGCACCAAAAGATGGATTGAAGAGAATCTAGATCATGCTGGTGGGTTTTTAGTTTCCACACATGCTGGTGAGCTTCATGTGTAAACCACTGCAAAAttcacaacattaaagaaatgacagaaaattcaaattttgggGAATTGACATATAAACTCTttaatgaaatccacaaaataaatgttgcatGTTATTTAGCATCAATTATGACATGGTGGATAATTTGGTAAATACTTGCTTATATTTGCTTAATATTgacatgagtgttcaggaaaaaggcactttatttacccactgtctcaattttgagccacacatttttaaacatggtgtaactttattataaagaattaattatcaacaaattttatactctttcaatacagcaagaagtcattaaaaaaattgttgacAATAGATGAGTtgttctcaccataaagtttagaaaattagcaaaactttttcccgccgaaagttttcatggaggcagccattttaaaatgaacaggAAAAGCCCTtttactgcctctagtggaatgattatgtactacagggcagaaaacatgaacaaagtTATGTCTAATGGGGTTTTTAAGTATGTTATCATAATGCTAATGGGAAATGTGCGCATCAAATATGATATGAATGGTTATAAACAAAGCCTGTATGATGTCTCCTGCAGAGTCCAGTCTGCTTCATGACAATGTGGCATTCGTTTTGTGCTTGGATACCCTGGGTAAGAGTGATGAACTGTTCGTGCACGTGTCCCGTCCTCCTAAGCCTGACACTCCTGCGTACTCTTTCATTCAACAGCTGGAGGAGGTAAATAGCTTAACAGAACAAATATGGACCCATCAGACAAAATGGTTTCATGTCCAGTTTGTTTTGCCATTCAGGTGATTTCTTCTAGATTTTCCTGGGTGAAGGTGGGATTGGTTCACAAGAAGATAAATCTCGTTGAGTCAACAGTTGCCTGGGAGCATGAGCGCTATAGCCTCCGAAGGATCCCGGGCTTCACCGTATCTCACCTGGAAGATCCCAAATCAGCGCTCCGAGGCTCTATACTTGACACAATGTAGGCCACAAACCCTGTTTGGAGCATTTACAGTTGAAATAGACCAGATGTAGCTGTGTAACTGAGTTCATGTGGATAACACTTCTCAGGTCACAAGTGGATTTCAGGAAACTGAAGCGAAATGGCATCATCCTCGCAGAAACACTGGCACGTTTTATGTACAATCTCACTGACAAGGTAAACAAAAGCAAGGAATCATGGTAAAAATCAGGAGACAAAATTGTGGTATTTTTACTGTCTCTTTGCCTTCAGGGTTCACCAAAGGATGTGCAGGTTTTTAAAAGCCAGCTGGTGAGTGTCAGCTTCAGGTGGACCGTATGCTGCCCTCTGGTGGTAGTTTCTACACATTACACTATCCTTGCATTTTTAACTAGAATAAGTCTTGGGACTTCTTTTTACTATTTGGTAGCATTTCAGTCAACTAGATGCTAATGTCAGCATATATTTTAGTGACAAAGTTGACAGTAAATATCATCTACCTCCTTCTTGATTTGACTCACTGCAGGACTTCCAGGACAGTCGTTTGTCTAGTttgatg is drawn from Oryzias melastigma strain HK-1 linkage group LG5, ASM292280v2, whole genome shotgun sequence and contains these coding sequences:
- the zgc:109965 gene encoding nicalin-1, with protein sequence MLVRSVVVLLVLCVQHLHGSALPAVSSYEFTAYRMQQYNLGQQKHGCRGAIVVAEARSADEPSLTRRCIIMKVEDFSAEKYIEAQRQNAAAVLILLPKNISSLSHNTVQTFMMSESEALQKETLIPVYVAPEDEQLLYMYEEVKQAAATRTSSIFVRVLRSIVTATAFQILVSNNAAIKATTDNAIVTLEGVLPGAGEDAPTIVITAHYDSYGLAPWLSFGADSNGSGVTILLELARLFQKLYSSSSTRPQYNLMFSLTGGGKYNFLGTKRWIEENLDHAESSLLHDNVAFVLCLDTLGKSDELFVHVSRPPKPDTPAYSFIQQLEEVISSRFSWVKVGLVHKKINLVESTVAWEHERYSLRRIPGFTVSHLEDPKSALRGSILDTMSQVDFRKLKRNGIILAETLARFMYNLTDKGSPKDVQVFKSQLDFQDSRLSSLMSFLTSVPRATQLLDKEPRQILLVNSLEHEFKRYLQQVHRHTFRQDKRDPDLSFFDQMNQPIVMYRVKPAAFDLFLGGCIAAYLGIVYYSIQNFGHLYIKLKAAVKCKHQ